In the genome of Candidatus Nitrospira nitrosa, one region contains:
- the asnB gene encoding asparagine synthase (glutamine-hydrolyzing), with translation MCGIVGYSHVSPSEHADPVILADMCGTIIHRGPDDQGIYTHGQTGLAMRRLSIIDLHTGHQPIANETETVWIVQNGEIYNYQELAQWLLQRGHRLRTASDTEVIVHLYEELGERCLDRLRGMFAFAIWDQVQSSLFLARDRLGVKPLYYYWDEARLVFGSELKTLLAHPEVDASVDVTAIETFLRYSYIPDPQTIFTRIKKLPPAHYLVLKNGTLSLECYWHGLRPHPAEPTALPEPEALARLEQLLEEAVKLRMVSDVPVGAFLSGGLDSSLVAALMARHTSRPVKTFSIGFSESAYNELPFARQMAMHLGTDHQEFVVEPQNCDVIERLVSHFDEPFGDVSALPMYFLCQMAAQSVKVALSGDGGDELFAGYDRYHVALRQQRRARIPTVLRQACGWVGTQLQDGATGKRFLQNMALSGPDQYREAVTYTPETLAYRLLAPDIVETLRVSSGGDQLFHHFAMVANQPWLAQLQYVDGQCYLPADIMTKVDRMSMAHSIEAREPLLDHKLVEFAMRLPMEFRIRNGSGKYLLKRVAERYLPKAIIYRKKQGFGVPLAYWFKGDLRDYVRSVLFDHQAKQRGLFNFNGLEDLVARYESGRSEYAHTIWLLLILEVWCRLYLTRSNVQPVG, from the coding sequence ATGTGTGGAATTGTCGGATACAGCCATGTGAGTCCATCAGAGCACGCGGATCCCGTTATTCTGGCGGATATGTGCGGGACGATTATTCATAGAGGGCCGGACGACCAGGGAATTTACACGCATGGTCAGACTGGTTTGGCAATGCGTCGCCTCAGCATCATCGACCTCCATACAGGTCACCAGCCGATCGCCAATGAGACGGAAACGGTGTGGATCGTCCAGAACGGAGAGATCTACAACTATCAAGAACTAGCTCAATGGCTTCTGCAGCGCGGCCACCGATTGAGAACCGCTTCCGACACTGAAGTCATCGTCCATCTCTACGAGGAGCTCGGAGAACGGTGTCTTGATCGGTTGAGAGGGATGTTTGCCTTTGCTATTTGGGATCAAGTTCAGTCTTCCCTTTTTCTTGCTCGGGACCGTCTTGGTGTGAAACCGCTCTATTACTATTGGGATGAAGCGCGACTCGTCTTTGGGTCTGAGCTGAAGACGTTGTTGGCCCACCCTGAGGTGGATGCCTCCGTCGACGTCACCGCGATAGAGACGTTTCTACGGTATTCCTACATTCCAGACCCACAGACAATTTTCACACGTATCAAGAAGTTGCCACCCGCGCACTATTTGGTCCTCAAAAACGGGACTCTTTCTCTTGAGTGCTACTGGCATGGATTGAGACCTCACCCAGCTGAACCGACGGCATTGCCGGAGCCTGAAGCGCTTGCCAGGCTCGAACAGTTGCTGGAAGAGGCCGTGAAATTACGCATGGTCAGTGATGTGCCGGTGGGGGCGTTTCTCAGTGGGGGGCTAGACTCCAGTCTCGTTGCCGCATTGATGGCGCGTCACACCTCCCGTCCGGTGAAAACCTTTTCCATCGGTTTTTCTGAATCGGCGTATAACGAACTGCCCTTTGCGAGGCAGATGGCAATGCATCTGGGGACCGACCATCAAGAATTCGTCGTCGAGCCTCAAAACTGTGACGTGATTGAGCGCTTGGTCTCGCATTTTGATGAGCCGTTTGGCGATGTGTCCGCTCTTCCCATGTACTTCCTCTGTCAGATGGCGGCGCAATCAGTCAAGGTTGCATTAAGCGGTGATGGCGGTGATGAGCTGTTCGCGGGGTACGACAGGTATCACGTGGCCTTGCGGCAACAGCGTCGAGCACGGATTCCCACTGTTTTGCGCCAAGCTTGCGGTTGGGTTGGCACGCAGCTCCAGGATGGCGCAACAGGAAAGCGGTTTCTTCAGAACATGGCTCTTTCAGGACCCGATCAATATCGAGAGGCTGTGACGTATACGCCCGAGACGCTTGCCTACAGACTTCTGGCGCCGGATATCGTCGAAACCCTCAGAGTGTCGTCCGGCGGTGATCAATTGTTCCACCACTTTGCGATGGTTGCAAACCAGCCGTGGCTTGCTCAACTGCAGTATGTCGATGGGCAGTGCTACTTACCCGCCGACATCATGACGAAGGTGGACCGGATGAGTATGGCGCACTCCATTGAGGCCCGAGAGCCGCTGCTTGACCATAAGCTCGTCGAGTTCGCAATGCGCCTCCCGATGGAGTTTCGAATTCGGAACGGCTCAGGGAAATATCTCCTGAAACGAGTGGCGGAGCGCTATCTTCCTAAGGCCATTATCTATCGTAAGAAGCAAGGGTTTGGGGTTCCACTTGCGTATTGGTTTAAAGGTGACCTGCGTGACTATGTGAGAAGCGTGTTGTTCGATCACCAAGCGAAACAACGGGGGCTTTTTAATTTCAATGGGCTCGAGGATCTCGTGGCGCGGTACGAGTCAGGTCGTTCCGAGTATGCGCACACCATTTGGCTGCTGCTGATACTCGAAGTGTGGTGCCGACTCTATCTCACGCGTTCGAACGTTCAACCCGTTGGCTAG
- a CDS encoding O-antigen ligase family protein, translating into MATASSNLWALSEPHGEVSRNAFEPEFEDEGSPLAFGALLLLIFVIYIAPQVIFPVLEPLHLAKVSAALAVVAYVTWVWRNGAGWTFMSREVRLMLILIGIALISIPFSLWPGGSLQYLIDQYSKSIIIFFLVANVLTSFRRYRILVWAMSVFAAFNAFQGTKHYVAGEVWKYGRVLGGASSIAGNPNDLALVLNLSLPFLFYLYETARSMRQRVLVVLLIGIDLGGIITSFSRGGFLTLVAIVLWTAWVVGKRKGTGVFVKTCAVVLVCGLVLAVAGPSGYGDRVASIGDMSKDQTGSSNARWNLMVGTAQGMLLHPLGVGLHMNNVLLHETGYGWEGVHNVYLELGTEIGIPGLAVLLWLLYRLISSMKEIRLGYEQVPELSALAQAAGGAMVAFVTAGMFHPVAFHFYLYIVAGLVIACQQLALRVDRAMELEAGRAEFG; encoded by the coding sequence ATGGCGACGGCTTCTTCAAATCTCTGGGCCTTGTCCGAGCCTCACGGAGAGGTTTCAAGGAATGCTTTCGAACCTGAGTTTGAAGATGAAGGTTCTCCGCTGGCGTTCGGAGCTCTGTTGCTGCTGATATTCGTTATTTATATAGCCCCACAAGTAATCTTTCCAGTCCTTGAGCCGCTCCATCTCGCAAAGGTTTCAGCCGCTTTGGCCGTGGTCGCGTATGTGACCTGGGTGTGGCGAAACGGCGCCGGGTGGACGTTCATGAGTCGGGAAGTGCGCTTGATGCTGATTCTCATCGGCATTGCCTTAATCTCTATCCCGTTCTCACTGTGGCCCGGGGGAAGCCTGCAGTATTTAATCGATCAATATTCCAAGTCCATTATCATCTTCTTCTTGGTCGCAAACGTGCTGACGTCTTTTCGACGTTATCGAATCCTTGTCTGGGCGATGTCAGTCTTCGCGGCCTTTAACGCCTTCCAAGGGACGAAGCATTATGTCGCTGGCGAGGTCTGGAAGTATGGGCGGGTGTTGGGCGGTGCGTCCAGCATCGCCGGAAATCCAAATGATCTCGCTCTCGTCCTCAACCTTTCCCTTCCATTTCTCTTCTACCTCTACGAGACAGCGAGGAGCATGAGACAGCGCGTACTGGTTGTTCTGTTGATCGGCATCGACCTGGGTGGAATTATCACTAGTTTTTCTCGTGGCGGATTTCTGACTCTGGTCGCCATTGTGTTGTGGACCGCTTGGGTCGTCGGAAAGCGCAAGGGGACGGGAGTGTTCGTGAAGACCTGTGCGGTGGTGCTGGTATGTGGACTGGTATTAGCTGTTGCGGGGCCTAGCGGGTATGGGGATAGAGTGGCATCCATCGGGGACATGTCAAAAGATCAGACGGGATCTTCGAATGCACGATGGAATCTGATGGTTGGGACGGCTCAGGGCATGTTGCTGCATCCGCTTGGGGTTGGGCTGCACATGAATAATGTCTTGCTTCACGAGACAGGCTATGGGTGGGAAGGGGTCCACAATGTCTACCTCGAGTTGGGAACGGAGATCGGGATTCCGGGGCTTGCTGTATTGCTCTGGTTGCTCTATCGCTTGATCAGTTCCATGAAGGAGATACGGCTCGGATATGAGCAGGTGCCGGAGCTTTCAGCTCTCGCGCAAGCCGCCGGAGGGGCGATGGTGGCGTTTGTCACGGCGGGGATGTTCCATCCTGTGGCGTTCCATTTTTACTTGTACATCGTTGCCGGATTAGTTATCGCGTGCCAGCAGCTGGCACTTCGAGTTGACCGTGCCATGGAACTGGAAGCTGGCCGCGCCGAGTTCGGTTGA
- a CDS encoding GNAT family N-acetyltransferase — translation MSGATAELQDNLGLSERVLESSDAIEPITVREITGWEALQHALTDDQLEARWEELLAKDQTASFYQTPLWCLTWYRCYQDEYEPVVLTVWNGNQLRGVAPCAQARMSGQLIFAGAGMADYRDVISAWADRAAVLDVIIPRMLVYAGRHPIAFGQTQPDSPTPTLVEAWSRRHAGHGIMHVSHPCYRFEFGQHCSQQIEELHKKKTIRQAFAYYQRRDGLHLQIVDTVADWVRLSAEYFTQHGLRQVGSDRAEAFEDPRKQQLYAELFASGSPAIHFSCLWTGGKPLAFAFCFIFRKVLYYGAPSFDILETKHSPGMLHIIELVKSCHREQYAEVDLTIGSAAFKGRIGNRCVQLPTVYLYQEKRGYWKARARGVVIDRFKWALRAIAPERDIWGKLKEYADHITWYRVRYRQSTWRRMLRFGVERATKLVYWNYCADVYALSPDRFQCTSRPDLADSMVLFHTNRLADFLALDGPERRDRAFYVQDAVRQLGQGRTLHTVMVDGKLAQFGWSFRPVGVVAMPETESEIIVPEQTVSLYQFYTCEAFRGRKLYQANLAKIVSQEFADGAMMAVIVCERRNVTSRSGILKLGFVLRETHRLIRWGWWERKGIDQREKGRS, via the coding sequence ATGAGCGGAGCCACGGCTGAACTTCAGGATAATCTTGGCTTGTCGGAGCGAGTGCTGGAATCCTCGGATGCGATTGAGCCGATCACCGTTCGCGAGATTACGGGATGGGAGGCGCTCCAGCATGCCCTCACCGATGATCAGTTGGAAGCGCGATGGGAAGAATTACTGGCAAAGGATCAGACGGCATCCTTTTATCAGACTCCCTTGTGGTGCCTGACGTGGTATCGCTGCTATCAAGATGAATACGAGCCGGTCGTGCTCACCGTGTGGAACGGGAATCAGCTTCGCGGTGTTGCGCCGTGCGCCCAGGCAAGGATGAGCGGACAGCTGATCTTTGCCGGAGCAGGGATGGCCGATTACCGGGATGTCATCAGTGCGTGGGCCGATCGGGCCGCAGTTCTCGACGTGATCATTCCCCGGATGCTGGTGTACGCAGGAAGGCATCCCATCGCGTTCGGCCAGACACAACCAGACTCACCGACTCCGACCCTCGTTGAAGCGTGGTCACGACGGCATGCCGGACACGGAATCATGCACGTGAGCCATCCGTGCTATCGGTTTGAGTTTGGTCAGCACTGCTCTCAGCAGATAGAGGAATTACACAAGAAGAAAACCATTCGCCAGGCCTTTGCCTACTATCAGCGGCGTGACGGGTTGCATCTGCAGATCGTCGATACCGTTGCGGACTGGGTCAGGCTCAGCGCGGAATATTTTACACAGCATGGCTTACGGCAGGTTGGTTCTGATCGGGCAGAGGCCTTTGAGGATCCTCGAAAGCAGCAGTTATATGCGGAACTCTTTGCCAGTGGTTCTCCCGCGATTCACTTTTCATGTTTGTGGACCGGAGGCAAACCTCTGGCATTTGCCTTCTGCTTTATCTTCCGCAAAGTCCTGTACTATGGCGCCCCATCTTTTGACATTCTCGAAACCAAGCATTCGCCGGGGATGTTACACATCATTGAATTAGTAAAGTCCTGTCATCGTGAACAGTATGCTGAAGTGGATCTAACCATTGGGTCTGCCGCATTCAAGGGGCGGATCGGGAATCGATGTGTGCAATTACCAACAGTGTACCTCTATCAGGAGAAGAGAGGCTATTGGAAAGCAAGAGCGCGTGGAGTTGTAATCGATCGGTTCAAATGGGCGCTCAGAGCAATTGCCCCAGAAAGAGATATCTGGGGGAAATTAAAAGAATATGCAGACCACATCACCTGGTATCGAGTGCGATATCGACAGTCAACATGGCGTCGAATGTTACGGTTCGGAGTAGAGCGGGCAACAAAGCTCGTTTATTGGAACTATTGTGCCGATGTCTATGCGTTATCCCCTGATAGGTTTCAGTGTACGAGTAGGCCTGATCTAGCAGATTCCATGGTTCTGTTTCATACGAATCGATTAGCCGATTTCCTTGCATTGGATGGGCCGGAGCGTCGTGACCGAGCATTTTATGTTCAAGATGCGGTGCGGCAGCTTGGTCAAGGACGGACCTTGCATACGGTCATGGTAGACGGAAAACTTGCGCAGTTTGGGTGGTCGTTCAGGCCAGTGGGAGTCGTGGCGATGCCGGAGACTGAATCGGAGATCATCGTGCCGGAGCAGACTGTCTCGCTGTATCAGTTTTATACCTGTGAAGCGTTTCGTGGGAGGAAATTGTACCAGGCGAATCTTGCGAAGATTGTGAGCCAAGAATTTGCCGACGGCGCGATGATGGCGGTGATTGTCTGTGAACGTCGAAATGTCACCTCGAGGTCGGGGATTCTTAAGTTGGGATTCGTACTGCGCGAAACGCACCGGCTTATTCGATGGGGGTGGTGGGAGCGGAAGGGTATCGACCAAAGAGAAAAAGGCCGGTCGTAG
- a CDS encoding class I SAM-dependent methyltransferase, which translates to MSFSSEQTAPVASLREALCLVHSEKSMKLAVLALLRGPGGCVRPETLESQSVVEPYYERLAEAGLVASHGEGGWVLTASGRQVGTYLAQCEADDELDLMFDRLNCQDTSVFLDLGCGAGPALIKASELPSPPKLLIGIDIDRSSLTAAGAALGQHRSRCLLIQADLSALPIQDEAVTHVSSRLSLPYVDQRASLAELGRVMASDSRLFLQVHSVGFYLRLLWDERYQWKRVVMNGFCLVNGFMFALFGVQLKIPSRHGLYQELYQTHAGMAKILRQQGITILWSECDRLFRIFGKKKGA; encoded by the coding sequence ATGAGTTTTTCTTCTGAACAGACGGCGCCCGTGGCGTCGCTCCGTGAAGCCCTGTGTCTTGTGCATAGTGAGAAATCGATGAAACTGGCGGTTTTGGCACTGCTACGAGGCCCTGGTGGGTGTGTCCGGCCGGAAACTCTTGAGAGCCAGTCCGTTGTAGAGCCCTATTATGAGCGACTGGCTGAGGCTGGTTTAGTGGCCTCTCATGGAGAGGGAGGATGGGTCCTTACCGCGAGTGGTCGTCAAGTAGGGACGTACCTAGCCCAGTGTGAGGCTGATGACGAACTTGATCTCATGTTTGACCGGCTCAACTGTCAGGATACGTCAGTCTTTCTGGATTTGGGTTGCGGAGCTGGTCCGGCGTTAATCAAAGCGTCTGAGTTGCCTAGTCCGCCCAAACTACTGATCGGGATCGATATCGATCGGTCGTCCTTGACGGCTGCGGGTGCCGCATTAGGACAGCATCGATCACGATGCCTATTGATCCAGGCTGATCTGTCTGCCTTACCTATTCAGGATGAGGCGGTGACCCATGTGTCATCGAGATTGTCCTTGCCGTATGTGGATCAGCGGGCATCACTGGCCGAGTTGGGGCGTGTTATGGCGTCAGATAGCAGGCTATTCCTTCAAGTGCATTCTGTTGGATTTTATCTCCGGTTATTGTGGGATGAGCGATACCAGTGGAAGCGTGTGGTGATGAATGGGTTTTGTCTGGTGAACGGCTTCATGTTTGCATTATTCGGAGTGCAACTCAAGATTCCTAGTCGTCATGGCCTGTATCAGGAACTGTATCAGACTCACGCTGGGATGGCCAAAATTCTCCGGCAACAGGGCATTACAATTCTGTGGTCTGAATGCGATCGGTTATTTCGAATATTCGGGAAGAAAAAGGGAGCATGA
- a CDS encoding glycosyltransferase: protein MCQKLLMVTHSWPPDACVGAVRPVNIVRATKAHGWQATILTVQARYYHYRQQQDDTESALAQVTRTRCVPHPLELYRAVKKWIPGASRSAPPTHVCQEGGPRSPSISRTDVQSITSRIRQMIVSMLNVPDEQLGWLPFAVWRGRRLILRQHIPCMITTGPPFSAHLVGLCLRLVCPVRWIAEFRDPWVGNVQKDLSMRSALADRCDQWLEALVIRHADRVFCVTESMTKLLQQRYPGEPRSKWVTMPNGFDEEEFKTLGPIIREERFTITYVGGFNYTRSPRTLLLALQQVLSGGAISRIDLRVRFIGVCRSAGGRSVEEMIKESGLSGLIEIVDLLPRKKALKAMQEAHVLLLLANEQPLQIPGKAYEYLAAGRWILAEAEEKSATADLIRDTQCGEVVEPGDVERMAQAVVRAYKVARAYDSAGSMEMTDRRPLYSWETLGARYAEYLEQLVGAPVS, encoded by the coding sequence ATGTGCCAGAAGCTTCTGATGGTCACTCACAGTTGGCCGCCGGATGCCTGTGTCGGAGCAGTGCGTCCCGTGAATATTGTGCGTGCAACGAAGGCCCATGGTTGGCAAGCAACAATTCTCACCGTGCAAGCCAGATACTATCACTATCGCCAGCAACAGGATGACACTGAGTCTGCCTTGGCTCAGGTGACCAGGACTCGTTGTGTTCCTCATCCATTGGAACTGTACCGGGCGGTGAAGAAATGGATACCGGGTGCTTCACGTTCGGCACCCCCTACGCATGTATGCCAGGAAGGCGGCCCTAGATCTCCGTCCATTTCGCGAACGGATGTGCAATCGATCACGAGTCGTATTCGGCAAATGATTGTATCCATGTTGAATGTGCCGGACGAGCAACTGGGGTGGCTACCCTTTGCGGTCTGGAGAGGCCGTCGATTGATTCTACGACAGCACATCCCTTGCATGATTACGACGGGGCCTCCGTTTTCCGCCCATCTTGTTGGTTTGTGTCTACGGCTGGTATGTCCGGTTCGCTGGATCGCAGAGTTTCGGGACCCTTGGGTGGGAAATGTCCAAAAAGATCTATCCATGAGATCTGCGTTGGCAGATCGCTGTGACCAATGGCTGGAAGCATTGGTCATTCGACATGCAGATCGTGTGTTCTGTGTGACGGAATCAATGACCAAGCTGCTCCAGCAACGATACCCGGGGGAACCGAGAAGCAAGTGGGTGACGATGCCCAATGGTTTCGATGAAGAGGAGTTCAAGACACTCGGCCCTATTATCCGGGAGGAGCGCTTTACCATTACGTATGTGGGAGGATTTAACTATACAAGAAGTCCTCGAACGTTGCTGCTGGCGCTCCAACAGGTGCTGAGTGGCGGGGCGATTAGCAGAATCGATCTGCGGGTGCGATTCATCGGGGTGTGCCGGTCTGCCGGTGGTCGTTCCGTGGAGGAGATGATCAAAGAGTCCGGGTTATCGGGTCTGATCGAAATTGTGGATCTCTTGCCGAGGAAGAAGGCGCTCAAGGCCATGCAGGAGGCCCATGTGTTGCTATTGTTGGCGAACGAGCAGCCGTTGCAGATTCCTGGCAAGGCATACGAGTATCTTGCAGCCGGACGATGGATATTGGCTGAGGCGGAAGAAAAAAGTGCTACAGCGGACTTGATCCGGGATACGCAGTGTGGAGAGGTTGTCGAGCCGGGTGATGTCGAGCGGATGGCTCAAGCGGTTGTCCGGGCGTATAAGGTCGCTCGTGCGTATGACTCGGCGGGGTCTATGGAGATGACGGACAGACGGCCACTGTATTCGTGGGAGACACTTGGGGCAAGGTATGCGGAATACTTGGAACAATTGGTGGGAGCACCGGTCTCATGA
- a CDS encoding asparagine synthase-related protein, producing the protein MIAQNQLSQYEFLQIDEEPYFLANFQDDRVVSRGISQVMLGHKINTPGSPGQDGVFVEWQWDGNTLVVRNDVSGMYPCYYATWDNTIAISPSIPRLLLLGAPSELDGAALAVFFRLGNFVGEDTPFRAIRALPPNAVLEWKDKRLSVRGRRSIGVEAKISRSAAIDGYVSCFRDAVRRRIPEGTAAVTLSGGRDSRHILLELCEAGHPPALGVTVGEYLYNHSNEAEIAAQLAQLVGVSHVIVSQTESPFLLELKKNVLTNFCSDEHAWFFSVADYLRGKVEVVYDGLGGSLFCDGFALTEERLHLCRAGKWRALGEDLLGSDVTMHFLNEDVRRQWSRELAVERLLEELEQHGSAPNPVSSFYYWNRSRREVALSPYRLLRGFNAVVSPFCDYGVYQHLASLPAAMVLDHTFHNDTISKAFPAAGAIPYAYKPKFRENDGKELVQLSHELLTYCYRQWQSSLVSFSYVVPRAMRCLIDRAYSSTMLWLAPPAIYLLQLESVIRRAKRVSIVP; encoded by the coding sequence ATGATAGCGCAAAATCAACTCAGCCAATATGAATTTCTGCAGATCGATGAAGAGCCATATTTCCTGGCCAACTTCCAGGACGATAGGGTGGTATCTCGAGGGATATCGCAAGTGATGCTTGGTCATAAGATCAACACCCCCGGATCGCCTGGCCAAGATGGGGTGTTTGTGGAGTGGCAATGGGATGGGAATACACTAGTCGTACGAAATGATGTCAGTGGTATGTATCCCTGCTACTACGCCACATGGGATAACACCATTGCAATTTCTCCCTCTATTCCACGGCTCCTTCTCCTCGGTGCGCCGTCAGAACTTGATGGAGCTGCACTAGCGGTCTTTTTCAGGCTTGGGAATTTTGTTGGCGAAGACACACCCTTCCGCGCCATTCGTGCCTTACCACCCAATGCGGTCCTTGAATGGAAAGACAAGCGGCTCTCGGTTCGTGGCCGGCGCAGTATTGGTGTTGAGGCAAAGATATCACGATCGGCGGCGATCGATGGGTATGTGTCGTGCTTTCGCGATGCGGTTCGGAGGCGAATTCCTGAAGGAACGGCAGCCGTCACCCTGAGCGGTGGGAGGGACTCACGACATATTTTGCTAGAACTCTGTGAGGCAGGGCATCCTCCCGCGTTGGGTGTCACGGTAGGCGAATACTTGTACAACCATAGCAATGAGGCTGAAATTGCCGCGCAACTGGCACAACTGGTAGGCGTTTCCCATGTGATTGTGTCTCAAACTGAGTCGCCGTTTCTGCTGGAACTCAAAAAGAATGTCTTGACCAACTTCTGCAGCGATGAGCATGCATGGTTTTTCTCCGTAGCTGATTATCTGAGAGGTAAGGTAGAGGTTGTCTACGATGGGTTAGGGGGGAGCCTGTTTTGCGACGGATTCGCATTGACGGAGGAACGTCTGCATCTGTGTCGTGCGGGAAAGTGGCGAGCGTTGGGGGAAGATCTCTTAGGCTCGGATGTCACCATGCACTTCCTGAACGAGGACGTGCGCCGGCAATGGTCTCGTGAGTTGGCTGTAGAACGGCTGCTTGAGGAGCTTGAACAACACGGTAGTGCCCCCAACCCAGTCAGCTCGTTCTACTATTGGAATCGGAGTCGGAGAGAAGTGGCGTTAAGCCCGTATCGATTGTTGAGAGGGTTTAATGCCGTCGTAAGCCCTTTCTGCGACTATGGCGTGTATCAGCACCTCGCCAGTTTGCCGGCCGCTATGGTGCTCGACCATACGTTTCACAACGACACGATCTCGAAGGCGTTCCCAGCGGCGGGAGCAATACCATATGCGTACAAGCCGAAGTTTCGAGAGAATGACGGCAAGGAACTCGTCCAATTATCGCATGAGCTCCTGACGTATTGTTATCGTCAGTGGCAGTCATCACTGGTATCGTTTTCTTATGTTGTGCCAAGAGCGATGCGTTGCCTGATTGATCGCGCGTACTCTTCGACCATGCTGTGGTTAGCTCCTCCGGCAATCTACCTCCTACAACTCGAGTCCGTGATACGCCGTGCAAAACGCGTCTCCATCGTCCCCTGA
- a CDS encoding lipopolysaccharide biosynthesis protein, producing MKERIAKSVFWIVWTRGGVQVLSFLSTLLVIRLLSPSDYGLMALAGMWTATLSLLTEMGLGAAIIQFREIDDRDLNACFWITLGLGVFGYGILYAIAPLSAEWFKSPELTAVLRVSGLSLPLIALRTVPDSLLRKRLLLDKISIAELIAMIATFPLVLGLAWQGAGVWALVAGSLVTPLMQMMVTGWYVRWWPGLHIGGGAQLKEMVRYSLATLGSRLSWALYQQADVFVLGRLGGDYVLGLYTMAKQLATLPVSKITPMVNQLAFPVMAELQGNDYALRSGFLKGVRLVSAVVFPISMGLMMVSDYIVMLVLDVKWAAITPMFKILCGYAMASAIATLLFPPLMVKRRLDLQLTYTTAQLVIMPLGFWAGASAAAGIGVSLVWVILYPLQLLWLTKWALRELGVSWCEFGRQLWPQTLAAGVMTAVAALIQQIPTMTAASAWMQMILIVLMGISIYVAVLRTSGPQLFSELTEIASWVLGYKPVLTPRPNPI from the coding sequence ATGAAGGAGCGTATTGCGAAGTCAGTATTTTGGATTGTCTGGACCCGCGGCGGCGTACAGGTGTTGTCCTTCCTGAGTACCCTTCTCGTGATTCGCCTATTAAGCCCGTCTGACTATGGGCTGATGGCGTTAGCGGGTATGTGGACGGCAACATTATCCCTCCTAACCGAAATGGGCCTGGGCGCCGCTATCATACAATTTAGAGAAATAGACGATCGCGATCTCAATGCGTGTTTTTGGATCACGCTTGGACTGGGAGTGTTCGGCTACGGAATACTTTATGCGATCGCGCCGCTAAGTGCTGAATGGTTTAAGAGCCCGGAGTTGACGGCGGTCCTGCGGGTCAGTGGTTTGTCATTGCCATTAATTGCGTTACGAACTGTACCGGATAGCCTTCTGCGCAAGCGATTGTTGCTGGATAAAATCTCGATAGCTGAGTTGATTGCCATGATCGCGACGTTTCCGTTGGTTCTGGGGTTAGCCTGGCAAGGGGCGGGGGTCTGGGCACTTGTGGCAGGCTCGTTGGTGACGCCTCTCATGCAGATGATGGTCACGGGATGGTATGTGCGGTGGTGGCCGGGGTTGCACATCGGGGGAGGCGCACAATTGAAGGAGATGGTGCGGTATAGCTTGGCCACGTTAGGCTCTCGGTTATCGTGGGCGTTGTATCAACAAGCTGATGTATTCGTACTTGGACGATTGGGCGGAGACTATGTACTGGGGCTCTATACGATGGCAAAACAGTTGGCCACACTGCCTGTGAGCAAAATAACTCCGATGGTCAATCAACTTGCGTTTCCCGTCATGGCCGAGCTGCAAGGCAATGATTACGCATTACGATCAGGTTTCTTGAAAGGTGTGCGATTGGTCAGCGCAGTAGTGTTCCCTATCAGTATGGGGCTGATGATGGTCTCTGATTACATTGTGATGTTGGTGCTTGACGTCAAGTGGGCAGCGATTACGCCGATGTTCAAAATATTATGCGGCTACGCCATGGCTTCTGCGATCGCCACTCTGTTGTTCCCACCGTTGATGGTGAAACGACGTCTTGATCTGCAACTGACTTATACAACAGCTCAACTCGTCATTATGCCACTAGGATTTTGGGCCGGGGCATCTGCTGCCGCAGGGATCGGAGTGTCGCTCGTGTGGGTCATCCTGTATCCGTTGCAGTTGCTGTGGCTGACTAAGTGGGCTTTGAGAGAGTTGGGAGTCAGTTGGTGCGAATTTGGACGGCAGCTATGGCCCCAAACCCTCGCAGCGGGAGTCATGACGGCAGTCGCTGCCTTGATACAGCAGATACCTACCATGACTGCTGCATCGGCTTGGATGCAAATGATCCTCATTGTTCTGATGGGGATAAGCATATATGTAGCCGTGTTAAGAACCTCTGGACCCCAATTATTTTCGGAACTAACCGAGATTGCATCCTGGGTACTGGGGTACAAGCCGGTACTGACTCCCCGCCCAAATCCTATTTAG